From Pseudochaenichthys georgianus chromosome 11, fPseGeo1.2, whole genome shotgun sequence, a single genomic window includes:
- the cfap300 gene encoding cilia- and flagella-associated protein 300: MAGDKCDFEQTFSFCPLPSKKFSFLQDRETLELFMKWSMLGRISAQTYSFDQCFYPYSSDKFALSFFRDPNVVSSLRKTEAGAWVPLDTPIVSVAVEPVPCTKVSMELFDPIYSCGILRPSGHLVKCLHDVYPDYDELRQMLQEEDSEQYRVFGREERAELLFRLFKHLCVGGELCQYEDTIEPYISTTKKIYRDLISVQKDPETKKISVVSTVLKVCAYDESGRCYPGRREEDQTFAYLIVDPFKRHVTLFYHSYGVGTFTL, from the exons ATGGCAGGAGATAAATGCGACTTTGAGCAAACTTTTTCCttctgtcctcttccctccaagAAGTTCTCCTTCCTACAGGACCGAGAGACGTTAGAACTGTTTATGAAATG GTCCATGCTGGGGAGGATTTCAGCTCAGACTTACAGCTTTGACCAGTGCTTTTACCCTTACAGCAGTGACAAGTTTGCACTG AGTTTCTTCAGAGATCCCAATGTGGTATCCAGTCTGAGAAAGACGGAGGCCGGAGCCTGGGTGCCTCTTG acACACCCATAGTGTCTGTTGCTGTGGAGCCTGTTCCGTGCACCAAGGTCTCgatggagctgtttgacccaaTCTACTCTTGTGGGATCCTGAGGCCCTCTGGACATTTAGTGAAATGCCTTCATGATGTCTACCCTGACTATGATGAACTCAGACAG ATGTTGCAGGAGGAGGACTCTGAGCAATACCGTGTGTTTGGGAGAGAGGAGCGAGCGGAGCTTCTGTTTCGCCTTTTCAAGCACCTTTGTGTTGGAGGAGAGCTCTGTCAGTACGAAGACACCATCGAGCCCTACATCAGCACCACAAAGAAAATCTACAGAGACCTGATCAG TGTTCAGAAGGATCCAGAGACTAAGAAGATCAGTGTTGTCTCCACAGTCCTCAAAGTCTGCGCCTAT GATGAATCTGGGCGATGTTACCCCGGAAGACGAGAGGAGGATCAGACGTTTGCCTATTTGATTGTCGACCCCTTCAAGCGTCATGTGACTTTGTTCTACCACAGCTACGGTGTAGGAACCTTCACTTTGTGA